From one Brevinematia bacterium genomic stretch:
- a CDS encoding rod-binding protein, which translates to MINEVRDIKFFFDAGKQIERLRDDFSISRGSKDKLKDVSEEFEAIFVNLMLKEMRKSINETGFLKGYREDIFRDLLYWEYSKLIAVNTPLGIAEKIYELIQHSKT; encoded by the coding sequence ATGATCAATGAAGTAAGGGATATTAAGTTTTTCTTTGATGCTGGAAAGCAAATTGAAAGGCTAAGAGATGACTTTAGTATTAGCAGAGGCAGTAAAGATAAATTAAAGGATGTTTCTGAGGAGTTTGAGGCCATATTCGTTAACCTTATGCTGAAGGAGATGAGGAAGAGTATAAACGAAACAGGATTTTTGAAAGGATACAGGGAAGATATTTTCCGGGACCTTCTTTACTGGGAATATTCAAAGCTTATTGCTGTGAATACTCCACTAGGCATAGCAGAGAAGATATACGAACTAATTCAACATAGCAAAACCTAA
- a CDS encoding hemerythrin family protein, translating into MNRLIFDDSLKTGIEIVDEQHKKLIDAINNFLDKLLDSNAKVIFSEVEKVFDFMAEYSVFHFQTEEKMMEENSCPTLNLHKSQHQFFIMEANKLKFDLKTKGLTPELLSKVQYLLLDWVKNHITEMDKKICTRKE; encoded by the coding sequence ATGAATAGATTGATCTTTGACGATAGCTTAAAGACAGGGATAGAGATAGTAGATGAACAGCATAAAAAGCTTATAGATGCAATAAATAACTTTTTGGATAAATTGTTAGATTCTAATGCTAAAGTCATTTTCTCAGAGGTGGAGAAGGTGTTTGACTTTATGGCTGAGTACTCAGTATTCCATTTCCAGACTGAGGAGAAGATGATGGAAGAGAATTCTTGTCCAACGTTAAATCTCCATAAATCACAACATCAGTTCTTTATTATGGAGGCAAATAAACTGAAGTTTGATTTGAAAACCAAAGGACTAACTCCAGAGCTTTTGAGCAAAGTTCAGTATTTGCTACTGGATTGGGTCAAAAATCACATTACGGAAATGGACAAGAAGATATGCACCAGAAAGGAGTAG
- the lepB gene encoding signal peptidase I — translation MGKKEKKKKSIKEIILENLRVIGEAYIIAFVIRLLILEAFAIPTGSMIPTIEIGDRIIVIKPIYGINFPIINVKTPGVYKPERGDIIVFKNPTYRSPGFLREFVTLITFSVINVDNEPKYFVKRVIGVPGDTLDIVSNEVYINGNKLKREIIRREGNWTYFEESFGDKRWVMRLKGETLSEDGVIRTFSISNLYYMYDLSSRLILSSQGIPETYFPNLEYFKKDLEKVKNSLKQNRIPEGYYFVMGDNRDESSDSRYWGLVSEELIIGKGVVRFWPPARIGGL, via the coding sequence ATGGGAAAAAAGGAAAAGAAAAAGAAGAGTATTAAAGAAATAATTTTGGAGAACTTAAGAGTCATCGGTGAGGCTTATATAATAGCATTTGTGATAAGGCTTCTTATTCTTGAGGCTTTTGCAATACCAACTGGCTCAATGATACCAACAATAGAAATAGGAGATAGAATAATAGTAATCAAACCGATATACGGCATAAATTTTCCTATAATTAACGTTAAAACTCCCGGAGTTTACAAACCAGAACGAGGTGACATAATAGTATTCAAAAATCCAACTTATCGCTCACCGGGTTTTCTAAGGGAGTTTGTGACACTTATCACATTTTCAGTTATAAACGTTGATAATGAGCCAAAATATTTCGTAAAAAGGGTTATCGGCGTTCCAGGAGACACTCTTGATATTGTCAGTAACGAAGTTTACATAAACGGAAACAAACTCAAAAGGGAGATTATTAGGAGGGAGGGAAACTGGACATACTTTGAAGAAAGTTTTGGCGATAAAAGGTGGGTAATGAGGTTAAAGGGTGAAACTCTTTCCGAAGATGGAGTCATCAGGACATTTTCAATCTCTAATCTATACTATATGTATGACTTAAGCTCAAGGCTCATCCTTTCTTCACAAGGTATACCGGAAACTTACTTTCCAAATCTGGAGTATTTCAAAAAGGATCTTGAGAAGGTCAAGAATTCCCTAAAACAAAATAGAATCCCGGAAGGATACTACTTTGTCATGGGGGATAATAGAGACGAAAGTAGTGACAGTAGATACTGGGGGCTTGTGTCAGAAGAATTGATCATAGGCAAAGGGGTTGTCAGGTTTTGGCCACCGGCTAGAATAGGAGGATTGTAA
- a CDS encoding iron-sulfur cluster assembly scaffold protein, translated as MDDIYLEHILDHFKNPRNYGKIQEYDVFFEGGNPACGDMVRFYIKLDESKKIVKDIKFEGRGCAISQASASILTELVKEKDIEFVRNLTKDDLIEALGIDLSPTRLKCAVLSLETLKMALFSK; from the coding sequence ATGGATGATATCTACCTAGAACACATACTGGATCACTTCAAAAATCCAAGAAATTATGGTAAAATTCAGGAATATGATGTGTTTTTTGAAGGCGGAAATCCAGCTTGTGGTGATATGGTAAGGTTTTACATAAAACTTGACGAATCTAAAAAGATCGTAAAGGATATAAAGTTTGAAGGTAGGGGTTGTGCAATAAGCCAAGCTTCAGCTTCAATACTAACGGAACTCGTCAAGGAAAAGGATATAGAATTTGTCAGAAACTTGACCAAGGACGACCTTATTGAAGCACTAGGAATAGATTTAAGCCCAACTAGGCTAAAATGTGCAGTTCTTTCACTTGAGACGCTGAAAATGGCCCTTTTTAGTAAATAG